The following proteins are co-located in the Camelina sativa cultivar DH55 chromosome 12, Cs, whole genome shotgun sequence genome:
- the LOC104729233 gene encoding uncharacterized protein LOC104729233, with amino-acid sequence METQNDQTPKPAMTSCRRKVKDDATFFEDVKDHIDEFIHASMAEHKTCFQKTISKMFGLSKAVAEKQAEEAKGVESQLPLQTTVSK; translated from the exons ATGGAGACCCAGAATGATCAAACACCGAAACCGGCCATGACTTCATGTAGGAGGAAGGTGAAGGATGATGCCACTTTCTTTGAGGACGTGAAAGATCACATTGATGAGTTCATACATGCCTCAATGGCTGAACACAAGACCTGTTTCCAAAAAACCATCAGCAAG ATGTTTGGATTATCAAAGGCTGTCGCAGAGAAGCAAGCTGAGGAGGCTAAGGGAGTCGAGAGTCAATTGCCTCTTCAGACGACAGTGTCCAAGTAA